One Calonectris borealis chromosome 21, bCalBor7.hap1.2, whole genome shotgun sequence genomic window, AAGAAGGTATATTCAAAAACACTGTGAAAATTTAATGGGCATCTAGTAaggtgtactttttttttttttaagttattctgaTTGAGCAgaacaagcaaaagaaacagcagtgtCTGCCTCATATCTAAAGATCTCACTCGAGCTTTCTGGTAGAATCAATTTTTAGTTCAACGTGACATAATCTGGAAAAGTGTTTTTAACAAAACCTAATATTAGGAGAAATGTACTTCTGTGCTTTACATTTTTATACTCATGAGGCATTTCCGAGGGTGCTAACAGCATGTACGAGCCAGGGAAGTGGCAAATGCAACATGCACATCTCTCACCTGCCAGGGGGGAGGCCGGtgaaaaaatgtgaaggaaaagcTTAATTTGCTTATTGCCCAGTCCTTTAAAAATTTAAGTACTGATAGCAGAGGCTACACCAGGTTTGGAAAGGCCAAAACACGATATGAAAAAATTGTGTTGTAAAATGTGGTGCGCTTGGGAGGAAGAAGAGCATAGCTGGGAGCTAAACTTGGTGCTTGAGCAAGGACTGGAAAAGGAGTTCTGGAGAGCGACTGGTGTTGGCTGGGGTAACCAAAGTGCTAGAGAGGTGGGCAAGAAGTGAGGCATTAAGACTTTGTTTATTCAGTGCTCATCCTCAGCTATCGATAACTTGAGCACtgacatttctttaaattatttttatcctgAGGGTGGCAGCTTTTATTGAAAGTGAGGGGGCTTCTTGAAGCTTtcacttcaaattaaaaaaaaaaaaaaaagtttggatgaCAGTCCTACAAAGCCGGAATGGAAAATAACTTTCTCTCTTACATGTATGCGTATAACTACATAATTTCTGTGTAATATTCTGATCAAAATAATCACACGCAGGCCCAGGTTTCTTCAGGAACAGCAGGTTTCCTTGCTATCGCCAAAAGTGAGATGGTAGAGACTTCTCATTGcctatttttgttcttgttttcaggGACCTTGCTGCCAGAAACTGCCTTGTAGGGGAGAACCACTTGGTGAAGGTGGCAGACTTTGGCCTGAGCAGGCTAATGACAGGCGACACATACACTGCCCACGCCGGAGCAAAATTCCCCATCAAGTGGACTGCACCAGAAAGCCTGGCCTACAACAAGTTCTCCATTAAATCTGACGTCTGGGGTAAGAATTTGCATGTACGAATTAATGCAGATTATAGTCATCTTTTCCAGGGCTTTGAAATTGTGAAACATTTCAGGAGGGAGCGCATTCCCTGGTTTGAGCCATATTGTTCTATGAGCTTGTCAGTGTGCAGGAACTAATCTCTGCTAAGTCAGTCTTTGGGCGGAGCGCTGAGGATGCCGACCTGTCTTTATATATTTGAATTGTTGGCAAGTATGAAAATAAAGGATGCTGTAGTGTTTATAGAAATGTATGAAATGGGGCTGGAGGGCACTGCTACTGCTGCCTTGATAGAGTTCTGGCACAGGACTATGAAGCGATATATTGTTATTATAGCCAGGAACTTTCTAACCACTTCAAGGAGGAAAGTGAGTATCTGgttcattttatgttttaaaaaaaaaaaatatgtgtgtatCTGTCTAGTGATAGCTCCAAGCTCgtctttctgcattttaaaagaataatcttTGGAATGAGATGAggagaaacagagggaaaactTGATGACAAATGGTTATTGAAGAGCCCTGAGGTGCTGGTGATAAGAGTAGGCTTAGCTAAATGGAGCTACATTCTATCAAATCTGACCGCAGAAAATCTCATTGTACTTTTTATCAGCCTTTCTTTGGGTTTTATCTCTCTGCCATAGCTATTGGTCAAATTCTCAAAAGTGCCCAGTGACATGAGATAGAAGTTTGTGGGACGTGGTCCCAAAGGTACTTGGAAAATGTTATCCTGAGCATCTTCTATATATAAACCAACAGATAGTAATGAAGCAGCAATGAAGTTTTCTGGAGTTTTGGGGAAAGTGTGCAGAGAAAGgctttattttgaagaaactTTTAGGTAGATggctgaagcaaaatattttatagacGGGGGAGGAAAACCCAAAACAGTCTCCTAAGGAGCGTGTGATTGCTGATCAAGgtgtttcttctgctttggaCTTGCACATGGTGGTGTGGGCTGCTGCCAGGTATCTGCCACAGTCTCAAGGATGCTACTGTATCGCTGTGGTGGCTGCAGGATCCCTCTTGCATTTAAATAGTAAAGTACTCGGGGAGGAAAGATCCAAAAGGAGTATTGGGTATCTTTAATTAGGCTTAGCGTAACCTTGCATAGTGAGAGTCAGGGCAGTGGACTCTGGCATCTGATTAGAGCAAGCCAGCCGTCCCCGTAGCCCACGGCTGCTGCTGGGCATGCCAAAGCTTAGATGATTTCACCTCACTGCCTCAAGACAGCAATCAAAGAAAATTGTGCACAGAAATGTGTAATGTAAATTGCCCTTGGTGGTGTAACCATGTAATGTGATGTGATTTCCTTACTTATGCAGAATTGTAATCGCTTTCTCTTCAGGTTAAGAACAGAATAGGGTGACTGAACTAATTACATGCAGGTTGTTGAACTGGTGTTGAGTCTATTCTGCGTGCCTGACTTCTGGGTTAGCTGCCTGACCCTGGTGCTGACCTGCATCCCCACCGACTTCTTGGACTTGAATGCCTCGCCTGTTTCAAGACCTTTTTTGTGCTCTCCCTTTTCCTGTTCAGCTTTCCCTGTGACCAAAATGTCTCGCCCTCACCCTGTCTTGCTGGTAGCAACTGCTGAAACTTTCCTCTCACCGCTGCCTCCCAGATTTCCCCTCCAGACCATGCTGCAGCTAAGcaagggcaccccaaaaccactGAGCTATTAAAATGCGCGAGTCCTCTAGGGAGAGGTTGCAGATGAGAGGAGCTGTCAAACTGAGGGAGAGACTGCAGTGCAGCAGTGAAACGGTTTCAACTAATCCACTGTGAAGTCTCTTAATTGTGTCTTTAATAGGACTTGAAGGATCTCAAGGCGTTCAGGTTTGAGACAACTGATACATTGAAAATTAGTCTAATTCTACCCTGTCATATCGCAGGAGACTTGTCTGTGCTGACGAAGAGGCTTGTTACGCTTCTTTAAAATTTAAGCTGCTGCTGAGCATGGGATCTGAGCCACCCAGAGCTGGTTTAAATGTGCAGCACCGTTTAGTGACTACTCCCACTGAACATCCTCTCAAATTTAAGATGAAAACAAAGCttattgactttttaaatttcttttcctccactGCAGCCTTTGGTGTTCTGCTGTGGGAAATTGCGACCTACGGCATGTCCCCTTACCCTGGGATTGACCTGTCTCAAGTCTATGAGCTGTTGGAGAAAGACTACCGTATGGAGCGCCCCGAAGGCTGTCCTGAGAAAGTTTATGAGCTCATGAGAGCATGTAAGTGTTCCTCAGCCctgcaaatgctgctttttagcTCGTCAGAGGTGCAGTAAAAGTGCCAGGATCTGGCCACACACAGCAAGGCACGAGAAACCCCCTGCCAGTTCCAGCGAAGGTGCAACGCTGTGTAGAAGTGCTTGGTTAAAACTGCTTTCCCCAGAGGATGAACACGCTATGAAACCAGCTGTTCTTCTCTACCGagagcacagaggcctgggggAGAGATTTGTTGTTCAGCTCAatgttttttttgtctcctttttcctgacaatttaaagaaaagcttGTGCTCTAAGGATGAAGCAGGAGCTTCATTAGGCTTCTTAAGGGACTGACTGTTACTCTTCCACTGTGGCCTTTTGGTACGTGACTTAGTGTGATAAGCATTACTTATCCAGCATTACTTTGGCTCAGTGGTGGTTGCAGATACCCAGCACCCTTCAAATGAGGTTTCCATGTCATTATTTTATCTCACCCATTTTATAAAAAAGGAACTGCGATCGCTAGCTCCTCCCGGTGTAGGGTACTGAATGTCTAATGCTGGCGGGAAGTTTTgagtggtggtgtttttttcagGCTGGCAGTGGAGCCCTTCCGATAGACCCTCCTTTGCTGAGATCCATCAGGCCTTTGAAACGATGTTTCAGGAATCCAGCATATCGGATGGTAGGTCTGGGTCCCTCGTGGAGCGGCAATTCCAGGGATGGGTGACGGGCCAGCTGCATCCTTAACTCTGCACGTTTTTCATAGGCTGCTCTGCGGTGGAACTCAGTCCTAGGCTTATACTGCCTGGTGTAAACGGCATAGAAACCAGACGTGCGTTTACACATGGGCTTTTTCTGTGCATCTGATTTTAAAGGGCCAAATGGCTGAACAACCTCAAGAAACCTCTACTTCgtgttgtttgcttttcttttgcactaTTAACTCTGAACAGCACAATAGTTTTTTATCGTCTGTTGATTGTAGTGATTTTCTTCTGTGCATTGCAGAGGTGGAAAAGGAACTGGGAAAGAAGGGCATGAGGAGTGTAGTGAGCAATTTCCTCCAGGCCCCAGAGTTACCAACCAAAACGCGAACATCGAGGAGAGCTGCTGAAAGCAAAGATGCCAACGAGGGCCTGGAGACTACACATGCTCGGGGCCAGGGAGAATGTGGTAGGTTTTAATTAAAGTCATTATTCCTTCaggaaatacagaggaaaaacatgTCCAGCTCCAGGTCTTCACCTAGGAAAAGCTGTGTCTATTAACAGGTTTCTGTACCAGTATTGTGTTTCTGGGTGACAGGCTGCTGAGTTTGCTTTCCTGGGTTCAGAACTTCTTCTGTTATTTTTTGCAAAGGTAGGTTGTTAATCTGGGACCAGATACACGTGCACACAGAGCAGCTGGGAGTGTGAATCCTTAACTGGCTGAGGGATTGGCGCTATACCTGCCGTTGCTTAGAGAAGCCCTAGGAGTTCTTTTAACTTAATGGCTGTTGCCTGCAGCTCCCTATAGACCAGAGCCTGAGCACGGAGCTCTCTGATCATATCCTCTTCCCATTCCCTGGTAGGAGCTATCAGTGGGATCTCCCACTGCATCTGAGTGCTGGGTAATCTGCTGTGTTCAAGCCACTTTACACTACCACATTGCATAATTTAAAGCAGGACGATTGCTCAGGTTTAGCAAGCCCCATAAGGGAGGTTTCTTCATTGTTCCATCCTACCAGGTTTTTGCTTGCAGCACTGAAGAGTATTACTCTTGGCAGGTACCAAAGATAATTTCAGCAAGGGACAAAGAGGTATTTACAGAATCTTCCATGAAATTAAACTCTCTTTCAATCAGTTTCTTCAGCAACTTACCTTGCATTCTGAGGTAATAAAAAACGCTGAATGTATACAGTAGATTTGTATCTAGttaatctgaaaaataataaggtaaaacaaaatacagtgtTTTTTCCCAGCTCCTGTTGAGGGTGCCTTCTCTAACCATTCCTGTGACTGACCTTTCTTGTGTAATGTCAGATTCACTTAGTAGTACATGTTTCAGTAGCAGATGTACGTACATCTagacaaaaaggggaaaaaaataggggaTGTAAAATGTTGGAAAAAGAAAGTATCAGTGACTTAGAAAGGAAGCTTATTTACCATATGTAGGAAATATAATTGCCTAGTATTGGAAGCTTTGAagtaaaataacttcatttaaatACTTAAGGGCTTTGAGAGATTCAAGTGCAGCAGGAATAATATGATTTTAACATTATGCTGGGAATAATTTCACTCTTTattgtgaaagaaaatatttcgCATTAAAGTTTTATTGCAGTTTCCCCTTCAATTATCAGTGTTTCCATAGCAAGTCCAGCAGCTGGAAGCCGATCCTCAGTGCAAGCTGCTAGTTTTCTCTGGATCTCCGCAGCTCCACAGTGTCTAGACATAGTAAGGCCATGGCCTCCCGAAGTGCTGTGAGAGCTCTTCTGGTTGTCCAGGTCCCCATAACTTGGTGTGTGGGAATGGTTTAACTGCACGTGGTCCTGTGGAAGCGTGCTGTCTTCTCAAAGTACAcaactatttttcttcaaattctctCTCCTCAACCAAAATCCCTTCCTCAACCAAAATCCTACCTATAGCATGATGATCACCAATACGTGACTAAGAAGCTCCTTTTCCCCTATGACTCTGCTTCATCTCCCTGCTTACTGCCTACTCGAGCTGTAAATGTATATGCTGCCCTGAAGGCATTCCTCTTTTGAATTAAAATGCCATCTCAGTGCCTGGCCTGGGAATGAGACCCCCTGTCAGTCAAATACAGAGGCCTTCAGGACTCTATAAATGTATTATAAACcactattcatttttaaatacctCTTGTAAGTGGAGAAAAGGTCACCCCATCATTTCCTTCTGGAGCAACGCTGCTGAAGGAGACTGTTACTACCACTTTCCTCCATTATTGTACAAAGCTGCCCATCTTCACGGTGGTACGACCTGAAGTGTTCAGCTGTCGAAGGgcattttgatttctgcttttgaaaaagttATTTCCATTCCCCACAACGGATGACATCAGGAAGGAGGTTAGGAGTATCAGAATCTAAATGAACAAGGAGACTGGGGATGGAGGTGGGTTACAGAGATGTCTTATTAATTCAGAGGGTCGGCTATTCAAAAGACAGCAACAGCACAGGGACTAAAGCAAAGGCCTCTTCATATTTATCTTCTTCATAGTGTGAAGTTTAGACAAGTCTCTAGATGTGAGGATGGGAATCTGAACATAAACACTTTGTGTTTGTATGTCGCTGTTTAAATTGGAAGCCTACAGGGAAAGTAGTTCGGCAGCCGAGTTCTGGAGAGGCCACCTCAGAAATGAATGTATGCAGGACTAGGGGCCGCGTTCAGTCCAGGCTTGAGTGCAGCTGTACTTGCTTTACTCCTGGTCTGACTTGGCTCTCTTTACAGAACCTGCACCTTTTTGAGGTGCTGCGGTGGTTTGATCCTGGAAGAAAACCGATTATTCTGCGTGTTGAAGCAACGCTCAGTagactcttttctttcccttttgcagaCCCTCTGGATCATGAACCTGCTATTTCTCCCTTGCTCCCACGGAAGGAGAGGGTGGCCCTGGAGAGCAGTTTGAATGAAGATGAGAGGCTGCTTCCGAAAGACAAAAAGCATAACCTCTTCAGCGCCCTtatcaagaagaagaagaagactGCCCCTACCCCTCCGAAACGGAGCAGTTCCTTCAGAGAGATGGACGGCCACTCGGACCGCAGggcgggtggggaggaggagtgcAGGGATGCTGGCAATGGAGCTTTCATTGCACCGCCCGCAGACGCAGCTGACCCCTCCAAGTTTCAGAGCCCAAGCAACGGGGCTGGTGTCACCAACGGGGTTGTCGCTGGGAACTCTGGATTCTTATCTCCCCACTTACGGAAGAAGTCCAGCACGATGAGCAGCAGTCGAGGGGTGGCTGGTGAAGAGGAGAGTAGTTCCAACTCCAGCAAGCGTTTCTTAAGGTCCTGCTCAGCCTCCTGTGTGCCCCATGGAGCAAAGGACACAGAGTGGAAATCTGTGACTCTGCCTCGGGATTTGCAGTCCACGGGACGCCAGTTTGATTCCTCCACTTTTGGGGGACACAAAAGTGAAAAGCCAGCACTGCCTCGGAAGCGGGCAAATGAGGCCAAGACTGACATTGCTGTCAGGGGAACAGTGACCCCTCCTCCACGGCTgcttaagaaaaatgaagagaccACTGATGATGTGTTCAAAGACGCCGAGTCGAGCCCTGGCTCCAGCCCTCCCACTCTGACGCCAAAACTTGGCCGTAGGCAACCTgctgcccctccttcctccagcGTGCTCCACAAGGACGATGGAGTCAAATCCAGTGCCTTAGGTACCACTGTGACGATGGACCAAGGTTCTGCTGCCAAACCCAACCCTGCTGGGTTTGTGGGTGCCAGCAAGGCTTCCTCTGAGGAGCCACGACTGAGGAGGCTCAAGCAGACCTCGGAGTCGGCAGGGAAGGACAAAGGGAAATTATCGAAGCTGAAGCCGGCCCCTCCACTCCCGCTGTCTTCATCCTCCATTGGCAAGCCTGGGAAGGTTTCTCACAGTCCCAGCCacgaagcagcagcagatgtggTGTCTGGGCCTAAATCTAAACAGTTGACTCAGGTTGCGGATGCTGCGAGCAGTGATGCTGTTAAGCCAAACCAGTCAGGGGAAGGTGTGAAAAAGCTGGGGATCCCCTCTGTACCAAAGCCACAGTCCTCTACAAAGCTGCTGATGAGCACAGCAACCCCGGCTGCCTCTTCCTCATCTGTACCCTCTGCCCCAGGCGGGGACCAGCCATCATCTACAGCCTTCATCCCTCTCATATCCACCAGGGTCTCACTGCGGAAGACCCGGCAGCCCCCAGAGAGGATTGCCAGCGGCACCATCACTAAAGGGGTGGTATTGGAAAGCAC contains:
- the ABL1 gene encoding tyrosine-protein kinase ABL1 isoform X1, whose protein sequence is MKMLEICLKLVGCKSKKGLSSSSSCYLEEALQRPVVSDFEPQGLSEAARWNSKENLLSCPSENDPHLFVALYDFVASGDNTLSITKGEKLRVLGYNHNGEWCEAQTKNGQGWVPSNYITPVNSLEKHSWYHGPVSRNAAEYLLSSGINGSFLVRESESSPGQRSISLRYEGRVYHYRINTASDGKLYVSSESRFNTLAELVHHHSTVADGLITTLHYPAPKRNKPTIYGVSPNYDKWEIERTDITMKHKLGGGQYGEVYEGVWKKYNLTVAVKTLKEDTMEVEEFLKEAAVMKEIKHPNLVQLLGVCTREPPFYIITEFMTYGNLLDYLRECNRQEVNAVVLLYMATQISSAMEYLEKKNFIHRDLAARNCLVGENHLVKVADFGLSRLMTGDTYTAHAGAKFPIKWTAPESLAYNKFSIKSDVWAFGVLLWEIATYGMSPYPGIDLSQVYELLEKDYRMERPEGCPEKVYELMRACWQWSPSDRPSFAEIHQAFETMFQESSISDEVEKELGKKGMRSVVSNFLQAPELPTKTRTSRRAAESKDANEGLETTHARGQGECDPLDHEPAISPLLPRKERVALESSLNEDERLLPKDKKHNLFSALIKKKKKTAPTPPKRSSSFREMDGHSDRRAGGEEECRDAGNGAFIAPPADAADPSKFQSPSNGAGVTNGVVAGNSGFLSPHLRKKSSTMSSSRGVAGEEESSSNSSKRFLRSCSASCVPHGAKDTEWKSVTLPRDLQSTGRQFDSSTFGGHKSEKPALPRKRANEAKTDIAVRGTVTPPPRLLKKNEETTDDVFKDAESSPGSSPPTLTPKLGRRQPAAPPSSSVLHKDDGVKSSALGTTVTMDQGSAAKPNPAGFVGASKASSEEPRLRRLKQTSESAGKDKGKLSKLKPAPPLPLSSSSIGKPGKVSHSPSHEAAADVVSGPKSKQLTQVADAASSDAVKPNQSGEGVKKLGIPSVPKPQSSTKLLMSTATPAASSSSVPSAPGGDQPSSTAFIPLISTRVSLRKTRQPPERIASGTITKGVVLESTEALRIAISKNSEQMASHSAVLEAGKNLYTFCVSYVDSIQQMRNKFAFREAINKLENNLRELQICPATAGSGPAATQDFSKLLSSVKEISDIVQR
- the ABL1 gene encoding tyrosine-protein kinase ABL1 isoform X2, with the translated sequence MGQQPGKVLGDQRRPSLPALHFIKGAGKKESSRHGGPHCNVFVEHEALQRPVVSDFEPQGLSEAARWNSKENLLSCPSENDPHLFVALYDFVASGDNTLSITKGEKLRVLGYNHNGEWCEAQTKNGQGWVPSNYITPVNSLEKHSWYHGPVSRNAAEYLLSSGINGSFLVRESESSPGQRSISLRYEGRVYHYRINTASDGKLYVSSESRFNTLAELVHHHSTVADGLITTLHYPAPKRNKPTIYGVSPNYDKWEIERTDITMKHKLGGGQYGEVYEGVWKKYNLTVAVKTLKEDTMEVEEFLKEAAVMKEIKHPNLVQLLGVCTREPPFYIITEFMTYGNLLDYLRECNRQEVNAVVLLYMATQISSAMEYLEKKNFIHRDLAARNCLVGENHLVKVADFGLSRLMTGDTYTAHAGAKFPIKWTAPESLAYNKFSIKSDVWAFGVLLWEIATYGMSPYPGIDLSQVYELLEKDYRMERPEGCPEKVYELMRACWQWSPSDRPSFAEIHQAFETMFQESSISDEVEKELGKKGMRSVVSNFLQAPELPTKTRTSRRAAESKDANEGLETTHARGQGECDPLDHEPAISPLLPRKERVALESSLNEDERLLPKDKKHNLFSALIKKKKKTAPTPPKRSSSFREMDGHSDRRAGGEEECRDAGNGAFIAPPADAADPSKFQSPSNGAGVTNGVVAGNSGFLSPHLRKKSSTMSSSRGVAGEEESSSNSSKRFLRSCSASCVPHGAKDTEWKSVTLPRDLQSTGRQFDSSTFGGHKSEKPALPRKRANEAKTDIAVRGTVTPPPRLLKKNEETTDDVFKDAESSPGSSPPTLTPKLGRRQPAAPPSSSVLHKDDGVKSSALGTTVTMDQGSAAKPNPAGFVGASKASSEEPRLRRLKQTSESAGKDKGKLSKLKPAPPLPLSSSSIGKPGKVSHSPSHEAAADVVSGPKSKQLTQVADAASSDAVKPNQSGEGVKKLGIPSVPKPQSSTKLLMSTATPAASSSSVPSAPGGDQPSSTAFIPLISTRVSLRKTRQPPERIASGTITKGVVLESTEALRIAISKNSEQMASHSAVLEAGKNLYTFCVSYVDSIQQMRNKFAFREAINKLENNLRELQICPATAGSGPAATQDFSKLLSSVKEISDIVQR